GTTGCGGAAATTACCCTTGAGCGCGTCCGTCGTAGTTTGCAACGTTTCCGCCAATTAGTTGTTAGCTCTAAATCACCAGCACAACTGCAAGCTGCTGTTGGTAGGGAGTTTGTTTTTTACAAGTCAGTTGGGAACGATGGCAATGGAACTGTGAAGTTTACTGCCTACTACGAGCCTGTTTATCTCGCCAGTCGCGTTCGCACCTCAGTCTATAAATATCCTGTTTATCGACTCCCACCCAACTTTGACAAATGGGCTAAACCACACCCAAAACGGATTGAGTTAGAAGGAAAAGATGGTTTGGCTGGCAATAAAAGTCCGTTAAGAGGTTTGGAGTTATTTTGGTTTCGCAATCGTCTAGACGCATACTTGGTTCAAATCCAAGGTTCTGCTCAACTCAAGTTAACTGATGGCACAACAACGTCTGTTGGCTATGCAGGTGGAACAGATTACCCCTGGACAAGTATAGGGGGAGAACTGGCGAAAGATGGCAAACTACCCCTAAAGGGTTTGACCATGCCAGTTTTGATTGAGTATTTCCAGCGGAATCCCAAAGAGATGAATAATTATCTGCCGCGCTGGGAACGCTTCGTCTTCTTCAAGGATACCGGTGGTACACCAGCTACGGGAAGTATTCGTGTGCCAGTCACACCAGAACGTTCTATTGCGACTGATAAATCTATTATGCCTCCTGGAGCATTGGCGCTCATCAACACTAGTTTACCTTATCCCGCTTGGGGTCGACAGATGGTGTATCGTACTGTAAGTCGTTATGTGCTTGACCAAGATACAGGAAGTGCTATTAAAGGACCAGGACGAGTTGATTATTTTATGGGAAGTGGCAAACTAGCCGGCGATCGCGCTGGTGTGACAGGTGGCAATGGTAAGCTCTATTATTTATTGTTGAAGGAATAACTCTTATCACTCTTCAATACTTTGCTCTTAGAGGTCATTTGTCAATCAATACACTGTTTGTAAATAGAAAGTTGTAGGATGTTTGGAACCGCAGATGCACGAGCCAGCGCCTTGCGGGGGTTCCCCCCGTTGTGGCGACTGGCGTGCAGATAAACGCAGATAATTTATCTGTATGCATCTGTGTACCCTGAGGGAAGCTTAACAAAAAGCCACAATTATATTATTTTGCCTCTATTAAGGACTTCTGAAAAGACAACTATGAAATTTAGTGAAATTTTAGAAAAACTTGGTGACGCTGCCGCCTCTAATAGCCTCTCTTTTAATAAAGATAACGACCCAGAAATTACAGAGGTAGCCGCAGTTGATGAAGCGACAAAGGGCGCTCTCAGCTACATTGAAGGAGCAAAATTTGCTTCAATGGTCAGCAAAACCAGTGCCAGTGCTTTAATTTTGCCTCCAGATGAAACATTACAGACACAAGCAATAGAACGGGATATTGTTTGGATAGTAACGCCAGAACCACGGCTGTTATTTGCTAAAGTTATTGCGTTGTTTTACCACCCTTGGCGTCCGACTCCAGAAATTCATCCTACTGCGGTTATTCACCCCACAGCAAAAATTGGTAACGAGGTGTACATAGGTGCTCATGTCGTCATTCAGCAGGGAGTAGAAATTGGCACTGATGTGTGCGTTCATCCCAATGTGGTGATTTATCCAGACGTCAAAATAGGCGATCGCACGACATTGCACGCCAATTGCAGCATCCACGAACGGACTCGCATCGGTAGAGATTGTGTGATTCACAGTGGCGCTGTTATTGGTGCTGAAGGCTTTGGTTTTGTTCCCAGTTCAACGGGTTGGGTGAAAATGGAACAATCTGGCTACACGGTTTTAGAAGATGGCGTAGAAGTGGGTTGTAACAGCGCCATCGACCGCCCAGCTGTAGGAGAAACACGGGTAGGTCGCTACACTAAAATTGACAATTTGGTGCAAATAGGTCACGGTTGCCAAATAGGTGCTGGTTGTGCATTAGCAGGTCAGTCTGGGATGGCGGGAGGCGTCAAACTTGGCAATGGTGTGATC
The sequence above is a segment of the Mastigocladopsis repens PCC 10914 genome. Coding sequences within it:
- the lpxD gene encoding UDP-3-O-(3-hydroxymyristoyl)glucosamine N-acyltransferase; its protein translation is MKFSEILEKLGDAAASNSLSFNKDNDPEITEVAAVDEATKGALSYIEGAKFASMVSKTSASALILPPDETLQTQAIERDIVWIVTPEPRLLFAKVIALFYHPWRPTPEIHPTAVIHPTAKIGNEVYIGAHVVIQQGVEIGTDVCVHPNVVIYPDVKIGDRTTLHANCSIHERTRIGRDCVIHSGAVIGAEGFGFVPSSTGWVKMEQSGYTVLEDGVEVGCNSAIDRPAVGETRVGRYTKIDNLVQIGHGCQIGAGCALAGQSGMAGGVKLGNGVILAGQSGVANQVKMGDRAIATAQAGVHHDVAPGEMVSASPAVPYKQYLKVSAILNRLPEMYQALKQLQRKLNNGDG
- the mltA gene encoding murein transglycosylase A, with the translated sequence MRKKLAAVSLSLGIAFVNPVWSVFAQQVPSLPPIPIPVPGQPQILPPQPSLAEEVLPPLVPVDIETICNSSYSCLGWDEQIWGGNGRLGDGNALLTAIDNSLRYLTTDKAIAVYQNYPVAEITLERVRRSLQRFRQLVVSSKSPAQLQAAVGREFVFYKSVGNDGNGTVKFTAYYEPVYLASRVRTSVYKYPVYRLPPNFDKWAKPHPKRIELEGKDGLAGNKSPLRGLELFWFRNRLDAYLVQIQGSAQLKLTDGTTTSVGYAGGTDYPWTSIGGELAKDGKLPLKGLTMPVLIEYFQRNPKEMNNYLPRWERFVFFKDTGGTPATGSIRVPVTPERSIATDKSIMPPGALALINTSLPYPAWGRQMVYRTVSRYVLDQDTGSAIKGPGRVDYFMGSGKLAGDRAGVTGGNGKLYYLLLKE